A genomic window from Lentibacter algarum includes:
- a CDS encoding Crp/Fnr family transcriptional regulator → MKFQEIVEKHGRHLVKDAGQYLFQQGEKSDAFYVVKKGLMKAYYVDNDGRESIKSFLMEGDIIGSLKSVFGDGESSFNLVCLEASELVAVDFYVLYDASRNDVELASEFVDFLLSYGMKKETREFELLCLTAEDRYRRLVSSHPTLFARVTQNDVARYLGITPVGLSRIKRRVSKQGER, encoded by the coding sequence ATGAAATTTCAAGAGATTGTAGAAAAACATGGCCGACATCTTGTCAAAGATGCAGGGCAATACTTGTTTCAACAGGGCGAAAAGAGCGACGCATTTTATGTAGTAAAAAAAGGTCTGATGAAGGCCTATTATGTTGATAATGATGGCCGAGAGAGCATTAAATCGTTCCTAATGGAGGGTGACATAATAGGCAGCTTGAAAAGCGTGTTTGGTGACGGTGAGAGTAGTTTTAATCTGGTCTGCTTGGAAGCGAGTGAGCTAGTGGCCGTTGATTTTTATGTGCTTTATGACGCCAGTCGAAATGATGTGGAACTGGCGAGTGAGTTTGTTGATTTTCTGCTGTCTTACGGAATGAAGAAAGAAACTCGCGAATTCGAGCTTCTATGCCTGACTGCAGAAGACCGTTATCGCCGACTTGTAAGCTCCCATCCCACCCTATTTGCACGGGTGACGCAGAACGATGTTGCTCGATATTTGGGCATAACGCCCGTTGGCCTCAGCCGAATAAAGAGGCGCGTTTCTAAACAGGGCGAGCGTTAG
- a CDS encoding SDR family NAD(P)-dependent oxidoreductase has product MEPIQLKSKHIVLTGGTAGIGKELIKQLYSKNSISVIARPSNRLDELGREFDNIRVYEADLAKPESVAEAANKLVTRDEPIDVLINNAAVQYTPHFLDNDFALETIEREIDTNLTSPAVLIYLTLPALLKSASPVIVNVNSGLGLVPKSSSAVYCATKGGLNILSQALANQFENCPIQISQVFLPLVDTKMTEGRGSGKISATEAASQIIYGIQKRQAEINIGKVKLLRLIMRISPSLARSIMKKG; this is encoded by the coding sequence ATGGAACCCATCCAATTGAAATCAAAGCATATTGTCCTAACAGGCGGAACGGCGGGTATCGGCAAAGAACTCATCAAGCAACTTTACTCAAAAAATTCAATTTCCGTCATTGCCCGTCCATCAAATCGCCTCGATGAGCTGGGACGAGAATTCGATAATATAAGAGTATATGAAGCCGATTTAGCCAAGCCCGAAAGCGTGGCGGAAGCTGCTAATAAATTGGTAACGCGCGATGAGCCGATTGACGTTCTCATCAACAATGCTGCGGTTCAATATACGCCACATTTTCTGGATAATGATTTTGCTCTCGAAACCATTGAACGAGAGATTGATACCAATCTCACATCACCTGCCGTACTGATATATTTAACGCTTCCTGCGCTTTTAAAAAGTGCATCACCAGTCATCGTAAATGTAAACTCTGGCCTCGGATTGGTTCCTAAATCCAGCTCTGCTGTGTATTGCGCTACCAAGGGCGGTTTGAACATTCTTTCCCAAGCGTTAGCCAATCAGTTTGAAAATTGCCCCATACAAATTTCACAAGTATTTTTGCCTCTGGTGGATACGAAAATGACCGAAGGAAGAGGGTCAGGAAAAATATCAGCCACAGAGGCCGCCAGCCAAATAATTTACGGCATTCAAAAACGACAAGCGGAAATAAATATTGGCAAGGTGAAACTACTTCGCCTCATAATGCGGATTTCCCCGTCACTTGCCCGCTCAATCATGAAGAAGGGCTAG